From a single Cyclobacterium marinum DSM 745 genomic region:
- a CDS encoding Na(+)-translocating NADH-quinone reductase subunit A, which translates to MSKQVKLKRGFDIRLVGKAEKKVGDYQPVKTFAIKPTDFIGMQRPKVLVKEGDTVKAGTPILFDKKLEKVKYVAPVSGEIIEIKRGEKRKLLEIKILADGEINFENFEKLTSSGIKSASRETIVDKLTTSGVWPQIIQRPYGIVANPDDNPRAIFISGFDSHPLAPDYDYILKGQSNYFQAGIDALKQLTDGKVYLGLSADNKSTELGAIQGVETTTFSGPHPAGNVGVQIHNTAPINKGETLWTVNPYGVVQIGKLLINGIYDASKLVAITGSEVKTPTYAQTYIGSCVDSYVEGNTKSNHFRVISGNVLTGEKISKDGYLGFYQHQLTIIPEGDYYEFMGWMKPTADKLSFHKALGLLSFLFPKKEYALDSNVRGEPRAFVQTGVFEKVTPMDIYPVYLLKAIMAEDFDEMEELGIYEVIEEDLALCEFVDVSKHPVQQLIRKGIELIQYS; encoded by the coding sequence ATGTCAAAACAAGTCAAGCTTAAAAGAGGGTTTGATATACGCCTGGTAGGTAAAGCCGAAAAAAAAGTCGGTGATTATCAACCTGTCAAAACCTTTGCCATCAAGCCCACAGATTTCATCGGAATGCAAAGACCTAAGGTCCTTGTGAAAGAAGGTGATACGGTAAAGGCAGGCACTCCTATTTTATTTGATAAAAAACTGGAAAAGGTAAAGTATGTTGCACCTGTATCAGGAGAAATCATCGAAATAAAACGAGGAGAGAAAAGAAAGTTATTGGAAATAAAAATCCTTGCTGACGGCGAAATTAATTTTGAAAACTTTGAGAAATTAACCTCTTCAGGGATAAAGTCGGCGAGCAGAGAGACAATTGTTGATAAACTTACTACTTCTGGTGTTTGGCCTCAAATTATTCAAAGGCCTTACGGAATTGTAGCAAATCCTGATGACAACCCTCGCGCTATTTTTATTTCCGGATTTGATTCCCATCCTTTGGCTCCGGATTATGATTACATACTTAAAGGTCAAAGCAATTATTTTCAAGCAGGAATTGATGCCCTAAAACAACTTACCGATGGTAAAGTTTACTTAGGCTTGTCTGCTGACAATAAATCAACTGAGTTGGGAGCTATACAAGGTGTTGAAACCACTACTTTCTCAGGTCCTCACCCGGCAGGAAACGTAGGTGTGCAAATTCACAATACTGCCCCAATCAATAAAGGAGAAACTTTATGGACCGTCAACCCTTATGGGGTAGTTCAAATTGGTAAATTGTTAATCAATGGAATTTATGATGCCTCCAAATTGGTAGCCATCACAGGTTCTGAGGTGAAAACTCCAACTTATGCCCAGACTTACATAGGTAGCTGTGTAGATAGCTATGTAGAAGGGAATACCAAATCCAATCATTTTAGGGTTATTTCCGGAAATGTATTGACAGGAGAGAAAATTAGCAAAGACGGATATCTAGGCTTTTATCAGCACCAATTGACAATCATCCCTGAGGGTGATTATTATGAATTTATGGGCTGGATGAAACCTACCGCAGATAAATTAAGCTTTCACAAGGCATTGGGATTATTGTCCTTTTTATTCCCGAAAAAGGAATATGCATTGGACTCCAATGTAAGAGGGGAACCTAGAGCATTTGTACAGACAGGGGTTTTTGAAAAGGTGACACCAATGGATATTTACCCTGTGTATTTGCTTAAAGCCATCATGGCAGAAGATTTTGATGAAATGGAGGAGCTGGGAATTTACGAGGTTATAGAAGAAGATCTT
- a CDS encoding 4-hydroxy-3-methylbut-2-enyl diphosphate reductase produces MEVTIDKNSGYCFGVEYAIQMAEDEMESSSKLYCLGDIVHNAMEVNRLSDKGLVVIDRENLEELHDCKVLIRAHGEPPETYRTAIKNNIELIDASCPVVLKLQHRVKSAFDKMESQDGQIVIYGKKGHAEVIGLTGQTLEKAIVVMDDEDLDQIDFSRPVTLFSQTTKSTKGFYELKAKIEARIKEARGSMEEMDFNANDSICRQVSNREPQLQKFSKDNDVIIFVAGKKSSNGKALYQVCKHINPRSYFVENETEINSDWLNPADKIGICGATSTPMWLMDQVKEHILSYNKISIKANN; encoded by the coding sequence ATGGAAGTCACAATAGATAAAAATTCCGGATATTGTTTTGGTGTTGAATACGCAATCCAAATGGCAGAGGATGAGATGGAAAGCAGTTCTAAGCTCTATTGCCTTGGAGATATTGTGCACAATGCCATGGAAGTAAACCGCCTAAGTGACAAGGGTTTGGTGGTTATTGACAGGGAAAACTTAGAGGAATTGCATGATTGCAAAGTCCTGATTCGTGCCCATGGCGAACCACCGGAAACTTACAGAACAGCCATCAAAAATAATATTGAGCTAATCGATGCTTCTTGTCCAGTGGTATTAAAATTACAACATCGGGTAAAGAGTGCCTTTGACAAGATGGAAAGTCAGGATGGTCAAATTGTAATTTATGGTAAAAAAGGGCATGCAGAAGTGATTGGTCTTACCGGCCAAACGCTTGAAAAAGCAATTGTAGTAATGGATGATGAAGATTTGGACCAAATTGATTTTTCCAGACCTGTAACCTTGTTCAGTCAAACTACCAAAAGCACGAAGGGTTTTTACGAATTGAAAGCAAAAATTGAAGCTCGGATAAAAGAAGCAAGAGGGAGCATGGAAGAAATGGATTTCAATGCCAATGATTCTATTTGCCGTCAAGTATCTAACCGTGAACCTCAACTCCAAAAATTTTCCAAAGACAATGATGTAATAATTTTTGTAGCAGGAAAAAAGAGCTCAAATGGCAAAGCCTTGTATCAAGTCTGTAAGCACATCAACCCAAGAAGTTATTTTGTGGAAAATGAAACTGAAATTAACTCGGATTGGCTCAATCCTGCAGATAAAATAGGTATTTGTGGGGCCACATCCACTCCAATGTGGTTAATGGATCAGGTAAAAGAACACATTTTATCTTATAATAAAATCAGTATCAAGGCAAACAATTAA
- the cmk gene encoding (d)CMP kinase, with the protein MFANEKESSKQFHFSLMKKIIVAIDGYSGCGKSTTAKAVAKVLQYTYLDSGAMYRAVTLYFLRNNTDLSGNEEVKKALKNIKITFHFNEAKGIQEIFMNGENVESEIRGMAVSTYVSQVSKLSIVRQAMVDIQRRMGNEKGIVMDGRDIGTVVFPDAELKIFMTADTTIRAERRQKELLEKGEKISLDIVKQNLESRDKIDSGRSVSPLKKAIDAVEIDTSYLDFKEQVSRIIELAKERMN; encoded by the coding sequence ATATTTGCCAATGAAAAGGAAAGCAGTAAGCAATTTCATTTTTCTTTAATGAAAAAAATTATCGTTGCCATCGATGGGTATTCAGGATGCGGAAAAAGCACTACAGCCAAAGCTGTAGCCAAGGTTCTGCAATATACTTATTTGGATTCCGGCGCCATGTATAGGGCAGTCACCCTATATTTTTTAAGAAACAATACCGATCTATCTGGTAATGAAGAGGTTAAAAAAGCCCTTAAAAACATAAAAATCACTTTCCATTTCAATGAAGCCAAAGGGATTCAGGAAATTTTTATGAATGGAGAAAATGTAGAAAGTGAAATCAGGGGAATGGCCGTATCTACTTATGTGAGTCAGGTAAGTAAATTATCAATTGTTCGTCAAGCCATGGTGGATATCCAAAGACGCATGGGCAATGAAAAAGGCATTGTAATGGATGGCCGTGACATTGGCACTGTTGTTTTCCCCGATGCCGAGCTAAAGATTTTCATGACTGCAGACACCACCATACGTGCAGAAAGAAGGCAGAAAGAGCTCTTAGAAAAAGGTGAAAAAATTAGTTTAGATATCGTTAAGCAAAATCTTGAATCAAGAGATAAGATAGATTCTGGAAGATCAGTAAGCCCATTAAAAAAAGCAATAGATGCCGTAGAGATTGATACCAGTTATCTTGATTTTAAGGAGCAGGTGTCAAGAATAATTGAATTGGCCAAGGAAAGAATGAACTAA
- the ade gene encoding adenine deaminase produces MSKAFRVQGKLVDIENREVYPVEIQVSEGKINRIDRIDSSPDQYILPGFIDAHVHIESSLLIPTEFARLASIHGTVATVSDPHEIANVCGLKGVEYMVENGNQSPFKFFFGAPSCVPATQFETAGSTIDSTDIAKLLKRDDIYYLAEMMNWPGVLSGDEEVLKKIELAKKFGKPVDGHAPALTGDEAARYINAGITTDHECVALEEARFKALQGMKIAIREGSAAKNFDALIDLIDEFPDQIMFCSDDKHPDSLLLGHINQLVARAIDKGKDLFAVLKACCITPIQHYNLAVGRLKPNEPADFIVVKDLINFNVLETYISGILVAKEGESKILSTKTEPINNFNVNPLSANDFELNHEGGQAKVIVVEDSQLITGKIFSDVPEKDGKVIVDIEKDILKIAILNRYLPDVKPSVALVKNFGLKNGAIASSVAHDSHNIIVVGTSDVLMAEATNLIIQEKGGLSAVRPTGNKVLNLPVAGLMSNSDGFLVASSYIEVDKKAKELGSGLQSPFMTLSFMGLLVIPHLKLSDKGLFDSDLFKFEKVFG; encoded by the coding sequence ATGTCTAAAGCTTTTAGGGTTCAAGGTAAACTTGTTGATATAGAAAATCGGGAAGTTTATCCTGTAGAAATTCAGGTGTCTGAGGGTAAGATCAACAGGATAGATCGGATTGATTCTTCTCCTGACCAATACATTCTTCCCGGCTTTATTGACGCACATGTCCATATCGAATCTTCCCTGCTTATACCTACAGAATTTGCACGCTTGGCAAGTATTCATGGTACTGTGGCCACTGTCTCTGACCCCCATGAAATTGCCAATGTTTGTGGGCTCAAAGGAGTCGAATACATGGTGGAAAATGGGAATCAATCACCTTTTAAGTTTTTCTTTGGGGCACCTTCCTGTGTGCCTGCAACGCAGTTTGAAACAGCCGGTTCAACAATCGATAGCACTGACATCGCCAAGCTTTTAAAAAGGGATGATATTTATTATTTGGCAGAAATGATGAACTGGCCGGGTGTACTTTCAGGTGATGAGGAGGTTCTTAAAAAAATTGAATTGGCAAAAAAGTTTGGTAAACCTGTAGATGGACATGCTCCGGCATTGACAGGCGATGAGGCAGCTAGGTATATAAATGCAGGGATTACTACAGATCATGAGTGTGTTGCATTGGAAGAGGCCCGATTTAAAGCCCTGCAAGGAATGAAAATAGCCATTAGAGAAGGGAGTGCTGCAAAAAACTTTGATGCCCTAATTGATTTAATTGATGAATTCCCGGATCAAATTATGTTTTGTTCAGACGACAAACACCCCGACAGTTTGTTGCTAGGACACATCAATCAATTGGTGGCTAGAGCTATAGATAAAGGGAAGGATTTGTTTGCTGTGCTAAAAGCTTGCTGTATTACACCGATTCAGCATTATAACTTAGCAGTTGGTAGATTAAAACCCAATGAGCCGGCTGACTTTATTGTGGTGAAAGATTTGATTAATTTTAATGTTTTAGAAACTTATATTTCTGGAATTTTGGTGGCCAAAGAGGGGGAAAGTAAAATATTGTCCACCAAGACCGAGCCGATTAATAATTTCAATGTCAACCCGCTTTCTGCCAATGATTTTGAATTGAATCATGAAGGTGGACAGGCTAAAGTGATAGTGGTAGAAGACTCTCAATTGATCACCGGTAAGATTTTCAGTGATGTACCCGAAAAAGATGGAAAAGTGATAGTGGATATCGAAAAAGATATTCTTAAAATTGCCATTCTAAACAGGTACCTGCCGGATGTTAAGCCCTCGGTAGCCTTGGTAAAAAATTTCGGATTAAAAAATGGGGCCATTGCCTCGTCTGTAGCACATGATTCACATAATATCATAGTGGTGGGCACAAGCGATGTGCTGATGGCTGAAGCTACTAACTTAATTATCCAAGAAAAGGGGGGATTATCAGCTGTTAGGCCAACAGGAAATAAGGTCTTGAACTTACCTGTAGCAGGATTAATGAGTAATTCTGATGGATTTTTGGTCGCAAGTAGTTACATTGAAGTAGATAAAAAAGCGAAAGAGCTTGGAAGTGGTTTGCAATCCCCTTTTATGACCTTGAGTTTTATGGGCTTATTGGTAATCCCTCATTTAAAATTAAGTGACAAGGGATTGTTTGATAGTGACTTATTTAAGTTTGAAAAGGTTTTTGGATAG
- a CDS encoding sensor histidine kinase, producing the protein MKKGFLARLKRQGKKLFFWDQSPSLEIQVFNATLVILIVFVLFLAIINLWLLNYSLVKLCVVVAVSLSIFIYLLRVKHAFKTAFYLASFSTYPILLFNFFHNDGIIGPTFYILSLIHLLVLSIVKTKHYAFWSTLNVLYYFLLYCFGLYYGELIPQNYNSQFEILTDHLLTYSASILGITMIMFALKRFISIQKRKVKEKTSALLKINKDLKQTNNQKDKIIAIISHDLKNPLQSIIQTLELINSGDLTEEDIKYLRKELLKTTKNTYKMMEDILEWSSFELKNAAKREKKIHIKDLIEDTVEILNVIAKQKSIDLEVNYHQNPLLNLETDRLLLIFRNLVQNAIKFTLSGGHVMVDIYSQEEQLTLQITDNGVGISPKRLETIFEQDIKSTYGTEQEKGTGMGLHMCFQSAHMLSGKLEVESKEGEGSIFKLVIPTGINT; encoded by the coding sequence TTGAAAAAAGGTTTTTTGGCAAGGTTAAAACGTCAAGGTAAGAAATTGTTTTTCTGGGATCAGAGTCCATCCCTAGAAATACAAGTTTTCAATGCCACCTTGGTTATTTTAATTGTTTTCGTCCTTTTTCTGGCCATAATTAATTTATGGTTGTTGAACTATAGTTTGGTGAAGCTTTGTGTTGTTGTTGCAGTCAGCCTATCTATATTTATTTATCTTTTGCGGGTTAAACATGCTTTTAAAACAGCATTTTATTTGGCAAGCTTTAGTACTTATCCGATTTTGCTTTTTAACTTTTTTCACAATGACGGCATAATTGGTCCTACTTTTTACATTCTTTCTTTGATTCATTTACTGGTTCTTAGCATAGTGAAGACCAAGCATTATGCCTTCTGGAGTACCCTGAATGTTTTGTATTATTTTTTACTTTACTGTTTTGGACTCTATTATGGAGAACTGATACCTCAAAATTATAACAGTCAGTTTGAAATCTTAACAGACCATTTGCTTACCTATAGTGCTTCCATTCTTGGGATTACGATGATAATGTTTGCCTTGAAACGTTTTATTTCTATTCAGAAACGCAAGGTGAAAGAAAAAACATCGGCCTTGTTGAAAATAAATAAAGACCTAAAACAAACCAACAACCAAAAAGACAAAATCATAGCCATCATTTCACATGACCTAAAAAACCCACTTCAATCCATTATTCAAACCCTGGAGTTGATTAATTCTGGAGACCTTACTGAGGAAGACATCAAATACCTTCGTAAAGAATTGCTTAAAACAACCAAAAACACGTATAAAATGATGGAAGATATATTGGAATGGTCTTCTTTTGAATTAAAAAACGCAGCAAAAAGGGAAAAGAAAATACACATTAAAGACCTCATTGAAGATACTGTAGAGATTTTGAATGTGATTGCCAAGCAAAAAAGCATAGATTTGGAGGTCAATTACCATCAAAACCCTCTATTAAATTTAGAAACAGATCGGCTGCTCCTTATTTTTAGAAATTTGGTGCAGAATGCCATAAAGTTTACGCTTTCAGGCGGGCATGTTATGGTTGATATTTACAGTCAAGAAGAACAATTGACCCTGCAGATAACGGATAATGGGGTTGGAATTTCTCCCAAACGCTTAGAGACTATCTTCGAACAAGATATTAAATCTACTTACGGTACCGAACAGGAGAAAGGAACTGGTATGGGGCTTCATATGTGCTTTCAAAGTGCCCATATGCTTAGCGGGAAATTGGAGGTGGAAAGTAAAGAAGGAGAAGGTTCAATCTTTAAGCTAGTAATTCCTACAGGAATTAATACCTAA
- a CDS encoding sensor histidine kinase: MSYLVFVFTFLNHEGIYGPTFYMLLLVHLIIHSIVKLKYHFFWSIVNGLFFLGLFYIGLYHDELITQSYTNKDAVFIDHGFTYIVAIIGFTLLINSVRQFYENQRSKVKEQTVAMAKTNSSLQKTSAQKDRIITIISHDLKNPLHSIIQTLKLVNSGMLDEEEVKLLNEELLNTTNRTFQMMENILEWSSFELKNETSQIKKILIKDLIDDTVEILKVIARQKKINIEVNYHKNPLVNIETDRLLLIFRNLVQNAIKFTPADGLIVISINSEEGFLILEVSDNGIGISPERLKNIFEQDIKSTYGTEQEKGTGMGLHFCNQSAHKLSRKLEVESTEGEGSTFKLVIPTGIH, translated from the coding sequence ATGAGTTACCTTGTTTTTGTCTTTACTTTTCTAAACCATGAAGGAATTTATGGGCCAACATTTTACATGCTTCTACTTGTGCATTTAATTATTCATAGCATTGTGAAATTAAAGTACCATTTTTTTTGGAGTATAGTTAATGGATTGTTTTTTTTAGGCCTTTTTTATATTGGACTATACCACGATGAATTGATTACACAAAGTTATACCAACAAGGATGCCGTTTTTATTGATCATGGCTTTACTTATATTGTTGCCATAATTGGGTTTACCTTATTGATAAATAGTGTTAGGCAATTTTATGAAAATCAAAGAAGTAAAGTGAAAGAACAAACGGTTGCTATGGCTAAGACCAACAGTAGCTTGCAGAAGACAAGTGCTCAAAAGGACAGAATCATTACCATTATTTCACATGATCTTAAAAATCCCTTGCATTCGATTATTCAAACCTTAAAGCTGGTGAATTCCGGAATGCTTGATGAAGAAGAAGTCAAACTCCTCAATGAAGAATTGTTAAATACAACCAATCGGACTTTTCAAATGATGGAGAATATTTTGGAATGGTCCTCCTTTGAATTGAAAAATGAAACTTCTCAAATAAAAAAAATCCTAATAAAAGACCTTATTGATGACACGGTAGAGATTTTGAAAGTAATTGCCAGACAAAAAAAAATAAACATTGAGGTCAATTACCATAAGAACCCATTGGTTAACATAGAAACAGACAGGTTGTTGCTTATTTTCAGAAATTTGGTGCAAAATGCCATTAAGTTCACGCCTGCTGATGGGTTAATTGTTATCTCAATAAATAGCGAAGAAGGTTTCTTAATACTTGAGGTGTCGGACAATGGGATAGGCATTTCGCCAGAAAGGTTAAAAAATATTTTTGAGCAAGACATAAAATCTACCTATGGAACGGAACAAGAAAAGGGTACCGGAATGGGGCTCCATTTTTGCAATCAAAGTGCGCATAAGCTCAGCAGGAAATTGGAGGTGGAAAGTACAGAAGGAGAAGGTTCAACCTTTAAGCTAGTGATTCCTACAGGAATTCATTAA
- a CDS encoding DUF3810 domain-containing protein has protein sequence MKIGKWTGVYLGIISLMLRYLATSSPYLTEKWYTTGLYPLIRGLLDHTIVVLPFPTVYLLILLLIYLGYRFFRKLFKIKSHKQRFFLFSRLILNFLGCLIFSFLILWAYNYYRIPLYQKLNLNPSPLSIDLLIEEMETTQQFLHTLRENVHPDSTNWPDISDFTVQSTMIRDEMKSMLKDWQHGGKGSPVVKQFYPEATLRKLGIFGIYFPFTGEAYLDPSLHPLEKGFTMAHELAHGFGITDEGEANFMAWLVCSQSSKAFFQYAATMKLFRYQLNDLYRMDSERYKEFLVHIPEPIKNDIREIQESNRAIVPFASELSRRSNDLYLKSQGVKAGVRSYAQLPMLVYAWKGKQ, from the coding sequence ATGAAAATTGGCAAATGGACAGGTGTATACCTAGGGATAATTTCGCTAATGCTTAGGTACTTGGCGACATCATCCCCTTACCTTACAGAAAAATGGTATACAACCGGTCTTTACCCTTTGATTAGAGGTTTGCTCGACCATACCATTGTCGTTTTACCTTTTCCTACCGTTTACCTTTTAATTCTTCTCCTAATTTATTTAGGGTATCGCTTTTTTCGGAAACTCTTTAAAATAAAAAGCCACAAGCAACGATTTTTTCTCTTTTCCAGGCTTATTTTAAATTTCTTGGGTTGCTTAATTTTTTCCTTTCTGATCCTTTGGGCTTATAATTATTACCGCATACCGCTTTACCAAAAACTTAATTTAAACCCAAGTCCTCTTTCTATCGACTTATTAATCGAAGAAATGGAAACCACCCAACAGTTTCTACATACTTTGAGGGAAAATGTGCATCCAGATTCAACAAATTGGCCTGATATTTCCGATTTCACCGTTCAAAGCACCATGATTAGAGATGAAATGAAGTCTATGCTTAAAGACTGGCAACATGGAGGAAAAGGTTCTCCGGTAGTCAAGCAATTTTACCCTGAGGCCACCTTGAGAAAGCTTGGGATTTTCGGCATTTATTTCCCTTTTACTGGAGAAGCTTACTTGGACCCAAGTCTTCATCCATTGGAAAAAGGTTTTACTATGGCACACGAGTTGGCACATGGTTTTGGTATAACCGATGAGGGAGAGGCAAATTTTATGGCATGGTTGGTTTGCTCCCAAAGTTCCAAGGCCTTTTTTCAATATGCTGCGACCATGAAGTTATTTAGGTATCAGCTCAATGATCTTTACAGAATGGATAGTGAGCGATATAAGGAATTTCTGGTACATATACCTGAGCCAATAAAAAATGATATAAGAGAAATTCAGGAAAGCAACCGAGCCATTGTTCCCTTTGCTTCGGAGCTGAGCCGAAGATCAAACGATTTGTATTTAAAGTCTCAAGGGGTAAAGGCCGGTGTAAGGAGTTATGCCCAACTCCCCATGCTTGTTTATGCTTGGAAAGGAAAACAATGA
- a CDS encoding NifU family protein — translation MLEAQKRPVHLYMEANPNPNSLKFVANFMLTDDGVSFDFPDEESAANSPLALELFNFAAIERVFIASNFVTVTKKGDIPWEDIQQHIRDQIKTFLESGKQPISTQFDSDPLFDENDSEVVKKIKGILDEYIRPAVEQDGGAIVFHSFQDGVVKVLLQGACSGCPSSTVTLKSGIENLLTRMLPEVKSVEAEGI, via the coding sequence ATGTTAGAAGCACAAAAAAGACCTGTACACTTGTACATGGAGGCAAACCCAAATCCGAATTCTTTAAAATTTGTCGCCAATTTTATGTTAACAGATGATGGGGTAAGTTTTGATTTCCCGGACGAAGAAAGTGCGGCAAATTCTCCCCTAGCTTTAGAATTGTTTAATTTTGCTGCCATTGAAAGGGTATTCATTGCATCCAACTTTGTAACAGTCACCAAGAAAGGAGACATTCCTTGGGAAGACATTCAGCAACATATTCGAGATCAAATTAAAACTTTCCTTGAAAGTGGAAAGCAACCTATTTCCACTCAATTTGATTCTGATCCTCTTTTCGATGAAAATGACAGTGAGGTTGTCAAAAAAATCAAAGGCATACTTGATGAATACATTCGTCCGGCTGTAGAACAAGATGGAGGAGCAATTGTCTTCCATAGTTTTCAAGACGGAGTAGTCAAAGTACTATTACAGGGTGCATGTTCCGGCTGTCCTTCAAGTACAGTTACCCTAAAATCAGGTATTGAGAACCTTTTGACTAGAATGCTACCGGAAGTAAAAAGTGTGGAAGCTGAGGGTATTTAA
- a CDS encoding dicarboxylate/amino acid:cation symporter codes for MKRKIPLHTKIIIGLILGLLVGLGVVKLGLSPEFIKDYIKPIGTIFITALKMIAVPLVLASLIVGVSNLGDITKLSRIGGKTILTYIFTTALSVSVGLLLVNLFNPGKSLPAETREKLMELYDETAGSKSQEAEQIKEQSPLQPLVDMVPENVFQAAAANEMMLQVVFFAIIMGIALIRIPKAKSAPVIAFFEGINDVIIEIVGFIMILAPYGVFALMASLIVDITGDNPDSAVELLLALLKYSAVVVGGLLLMVVFFYPMILKIFTKVKYLDFFKALQPAQLLAFSTSSSSATLPVTMKQVEEEIGVSEEISSFVLPLGATINMDGTSLYQGVAAVFIAQAMGFDLNLSQQLMIVMTATLASIGTAGVPGAGIIMLIIVLESIGVPSAGIALILAPDRILDMFRTIVNVTGDAMVCTVVASTEGELPDGLIRKSNPLTNS; via the coding sequence ATGAAAAGAAAAATACCACTGCACACCAAAATAATCATCGGGCTGATTTTGGGATTGCTGGTTGGCTTGGGCGTTGTCAAATTAGGACTCTCTCCTGAATTCATTAAGGATTACATCAAGCCAATAGGTACTATTTTCATCACAGCACTTAAAATGATTGCCGTTCCATTGGTTTTGGCCTCTTTAATTGTGGGGGTCTCTAATCTGGGTGATATTACCAAACTCAGCAGAATTGGAGGCAAAACCATCTTGACTTATATATTCACCACAGCTTTATCTGTATCGGTAGGCCTGCTTTTGGTGAACCTATTCAACCCCGGCAAAAGCCTTCCCGCAGAAACCAGAGAGAAACTGATGGAACTTTACGATGAAACTGCCGGAAGTAAATCTCAAGAAGCTGAACAAATTAAAGAACAAAGCCCCCTACAACCCCTGGTGGACATGGTGCCGGAAAATGTCTTTCAGGCGGCTGCAGCCAATGAGATGATGTTGCAGGTAGTGTTTTTTGCAATCATAATGGGAATTGCATTGATCCGGATCCCAAAGGCAAAATCTGCTCCTGTGATTGCCTTTTTTGAAGGTATCAATGATGTCATCATCGAAATTGTAGGCTTTATTATGATCTTAGCCCCCTATGGAGTTTTTGCTTTAATGGCCTCATTGATAGTTGACATTACCGGAGATAATCCTGATTCGGCTGTAGAGTTGCTCTTGGCCTTATTGAAATACAGTGCAGTGGTTGTTGGAGGTCTATTACTGATGGTTGTTTTCTTTTACCCGATGATTCTTAAAATTTTTACGAAGGTAAAATACCTGGATTTCTTTAAAGCGCTTCAACCTGCCCAGTTATTGGCTTTCTCTACAAGTTCTAGTTCAGCTACGTTACCTGTTACCATGAAACAGGTGGAAGAGGAGATCGGCGTATCCGAAGAGATAAGTAGCTTTGTCCTACCTCTTGGTGCTACCATCAATATGGACGGAACCAGTTTATATCAAGGTGTCGCTGCCGTATTTATCGCTCAGGCCATGGGTTTTGACCTCAATCTAAGTCAACAATTGATGATTGTGATGACAGCCACCCTTGCCTCTATAGGAACGGCCGGCGTTCCTGGCGCCGGTATCATTATGCTAATCATTGTTCTAGAGTCCATCGGTGTGCCTTCGGCAGGAATTGCCTTGATTCTTGCTCCTGATAGAATTTTGGATATGTTTAGGACCATAGTAAATGTAACAGGTGATGCCATGGTATGCACCGTAGTAGCCTCCACAGAGGGTGAATTACCGGATGGATTGATAAGAAAATCCAATCCACTGACCAATTCATAA